A region from the Rhinoderma darwinii isolate aRhiDar2 chromosome 2, aRhiDar2.hap1, whole genome shotgun sequence genome encodes:
- the PDZK1 gene encoding Na(+)/H(+) exchange regulatory cofactor NHE-RF3, which translates to MALNGKPRECSLTKQDGVGYGFFLRIEKDEVGHLIRSVESGSSADKAGLKDGDRVLKVNGKHVDDTEHTKVVEMIQASGTSVTLTVLDEISYLNSKKTQDNPSGNKAPSDGAVSPKPRLCYLVKDKGTFGFSLKTQKGATGFFLDTPAADGVAAKAGVKQGDRVVEINGKNIENLSYDQLVKLIKESGDSVMFLVVDNKTNDHFLQQKKNITAEEATAQLLPSPPRSVELDKGEDGYGFYLRQEKNRKGHFIMEIDQKSSANKAGLKDYDRIVAVNGESVENFQHEEVVEAIKKGGNKTTLLISNKVTDEIYAKAGISPFLYLKASKAPTPIKTETAKPTETPKPTETPTAKPSPTPVPVTPVATTSSPDPKHKPRLCKLTKGNTGFGFNLNAVKDVPGQYIKQVTKGGPADVAGIKEEDLLVEVNGSNVEKEAYEDVVMRIKEAKGSITLLVASQEAYEHFKAQKIQITSSMADPLPKTNSPPTSIQKTPPSKARSAPEPVEMETKAPEEKPPKDENDTVL; encoded by the exons ATGGCCCTGAACGGCAAGCCCCGTGAGTGCTCCTTAACCAAACAGGACGGAGTAGGCTATGGATTTTTCTTACGCATAGAGAAGGATGAAGTCGGTCACCTCATCCGGTCGGTGGAGAGTGGAAGCTCTGCAGATAAAGCTGGGTTAAAAGATGGAGACCGAGTCCTGAAGGTCAATGGCAAACATGTGGATGACACAGAACATACTAAG GTTGTGGAGATGATTCAGGCCAGTGGAACGTCAGTGACTCTGACGGTTTTGGATGAAATTTCTTATTTaaattccaagaaaactcaagaCAACCCATCTGGGAATAAAGCTCCTTCAGACGGAGCCGTGTCACCAAAGCCAAGACTGTGCTATTTGGTTAAAGACAAAGGTACTTTTGGATTCTCCTTAAAGACACAAAAAG GCGCTACTGGATTTTTCCTGGATACCCCGGCTGCTGATGGCGTGGCTGCTAAAGCCGGTGTCAAGCAAGGTGACCGCGTCGTTGAAATAAATGGCAAGAACATTGAAAATTTGTCCTACGATCAACTTGTCAAACTG ATAAAAGAGTCCGGGGATTCCGTCATGTTCCTGGTTGTCGATAATAAAACCAACGaccattttctgcaacaaaagaaAAATATCACGGCAGAAGAGGCGACCGCACAGCTGCTGCCCAGCCCGCCGAGGAGCGTGGAGCTGGACAAGGGAGAAGACGGCTACGGCTTTTATCTTAGGCAGGAGAAGAATCGTAAAG GTCATTTCATCATGGAGATTGACCAGAAAAGCTCAGCAAACAAAGCCGGTCTAAAGGACTATGATCGCATTGTCGCCGTTAACGGAGAATCCGTGGAGAACTTTCAGCATGAAGAAGTGGTGGAAGCCATCAAGAAGGGGGGAAACAAGACCACCCTACTGATCTCAAACAAAGTGACAGATGAAATCTATGCCAAG GCTGGCATTTCGCCATTTCTATATCTAAAAGCATCAAAGGCTCCAACACCAATAAAAACAGAGACTGCAAAACCAACAGAGACTCCAAAGCCAACAGAAACACCGACTGCCAAGCCATCCCCTACACCGGTGCCAGTTACTCCTGTAGCCACCACGTCTTCTCCTGACCCGAAACACAAGCCCAGACTATGCAAACTGACAAAGGGCAATACAGGATTTGGCTTTAACCTGAATGCTGTCAAAGATGTCCCGGGACAGTATATTAAGCAG GTAACTAAGGGTGGCCCTGCAGATGTGGCTGGGATAAAAGAAGAGGACCTCTTGGTGGAAGTCAATGGTTCCAATGTAGAGAAGGAGGCTTATGAGGACGTTGTGATGAGGATCAAAGAAGCCAAAGGGAGCATTACATTACTGGTGGCTTCACAAGAGGCTTATGAGCACTTTAAGGCACAAAAAATCCAAATTACATCATCTATGGCTGACCCTCTACCTAAGACAAACAGTCCTCCAACCTCCATTCAGAAAACTCCACCTAGCAAAGCAAGATCAGCTCCAGAGCCAGTTGAAATG GAAACTAAAGCTCCAGAGGAGAAGCCTCCTAAAGATGAAAATGACACTGTTCTATAG